The Actinocorallia herbida DNA window CCGAGGTCGCCACGACCTGGTTGACGTAGGCGACCGTGGTGTCGTGCTGCGGCTTGATCAGCGCGACGATCGCGGGGTCCTCGGCGACGGTGTTGCTGTTCACGGTGATCGCCGACTTGGCCGTCACCGTCCAGCCGCCCTTCTTCGGGACCAGCGTGAAGTCCAGGACGGACAGCCGGCGCCCCCAGTAGGACGGCTCCGACAGCAGCACCTCGGCGCCGGTCTCCTTGTTGAGGACGAAGCGCTGGGCGACCTCCTGGTGGGAGTGCCCGAAAAGGATCGCGTCGATCCCGGGGACCTGCTCGGCGACCATCGCGGAGGCGTTCTCCACCGGGAGGTCGCCGCCGTAGGAGGAGAACCCGTTGTCCCCGGCGTGGGCGGTGACGATGACGACGTCGGCGCCCTTCGCGCGGAGGACGGGCACCCACTTGCGGGCGGTCTCGACGAGGTCGAGGAAGCGCAGCTCGCCCTCGACGTACGTCTTGTCCCAGATGGCGACGCCCGGGTTGGTCAGCCCGAGGACACCGACCTTCACCGTCCTGCCGTGCCCGACGCGCATCTTCTTGATGACGTAGGGCTCGTAGGCGGGCACGTCCCGGGAGGCGCGCACCGCGTTGGCGCCGAGGACCGGCGCGTCCATCTGGCGGATCCACAGGTCGAGGAGCGGCAGGCCGTAGTTGAACTCGTGGTTGCCGAGCGTCACGGCGTCATAGCCGATGGCGTTCATCGCCCGCGCCATCGGGTGCTTCACCCGGGTCTCGGTGATCGGCTCGACCTTGGCGTAGTACGTGGCCAGGGGCGTGCCCTGGATGGTGTCGCCGGAGTCGAACAGGAGGGTCCGGTCGCGGCCGCGGTCGGCGCGGATCTGCTTGACGAGGCTGGAGATCTTCGCCAGGCCGATGTCGTCGTGCGCGGTGTTGTCGAACTCCGCGTTCTTGAAGTAGTCCCAGTTCAGGCAGCACCCGTGCAGGTCCGAGGTGCCCATCACGGTGATCGTCACGGACTCGTCGCCCGGCTTGGGCTTGGGCTTGGCTCCCGCCGCGCCCTGCCATCCCGCCGCGGCCAGCGCCGCAGCCGCGCCGACGCCCCCTACCGCCTGCCGCCGCGAGATCTCCACGCCGCCCATGCCCACCAGCCTCTCGAACGCACTCCGGACGCACTGGAACACCGCGACCCTAACCCGGGCGGCAGGTCATACGAATGATCAGCTTTTGCCCAAGCTCGCCGACGCGTCTGGCAACCTCCGCCGTCGACGTGCGGGCCCTGCGCCGGGCGGCCTACTCGGGCGTGCCCGAAGGGCAGGGACGCGGCTCTCCGGCCCGCCGTAGATTCGTGAGGGGACGCGCAGGACCGTACGGGATGGACACATACCACTGTGGAATGCCCGCCCGCGGAGCCGTGAACCGGCCCCGCGGGGCGCATAGCGTCAGGCCGGCAGGAGGGCGTCCAGGTCGGCGCGGATCTCCTCGGGCAGGACGGTCGGCTCGTAGCGGCGGATCACCGCGCCGTCCGCGCCGACGAGGAACTTCGTGAAGTTCCACTTGACCTCGTCGGTCCCGATCGCCTCGGGCCTGGTGTTCTTGACGTGCTCGAACAGGAAGCCGTTGCCGGGGCCGAAGTCGCCCGGGGCGGCGGCGCGCAGGTGCGCGTAGAGCGGGGCGGCGTCCGGCCCGTTGACGTCGATCTTCGCCAGGACGGGGAAGGTCACGTCGAACTTCACCGAGCAGAAGTCCTGGATCTCCGCGTCGGTGCCGGGCTCCTGGCCGCCGAACTGGTTGCAGGGGAAGCCGAGGACTTCAAGGCCGCGGCCCTGGAATTCGCGGTACAGCGCCTCCAGGCCCTCGTACTGCGGGGTCAGGCCGCACTTGCTGGCGACGTTCACCACAAGGACGGTCCGGCCCGCGAGGCCGGCGAGGTCACGCGTGGTGCCGTCGGCCGCCGCCACCTGGAAATCGTGCACGCTCATGGGGTTCTCCTCACTGCTCCCGGCGGACCTTCATCATCTGAAGCCCGCCATGACCGTTCCGACACTAAACGAGGCCGTGCGGGCCGAAGCACCCCTATGTCTTGGTTGTCAGGGTGTGGGAAGCGCCTCCGGGCGGGGTACGGGCGCGTCCGGCGAGGCGACGCGGCGGGTGAACGTCCCGTGAAAGCCGAGAGGCAGGTGGTGGTCCAGGTGGACCGCGGCCACCGGGGCGAGACCGCGCGCGTCGAGTATCTCCAGGCGGGAGCGGTGCTCGGCCGACGAATAGACGACGGCAAGGAGCCATCCGTCGTCCTCCGCGGAGTCGGGCGAACGCGGGACGAAGATGGGTTCCCCGACGTACGCGTCGGCTCCCAACGAGTGCGCCTGGACGGGCCCGCCTTCGCCGTCCACCTTGAGCACGGAGTCGTAGGGGCCCGACGACGCCGTCCGTCCCGTCATGTAGGTGAAGCGGTGCTCATGTCCGGACAGGCGCCAGTCGTACTGGGGGAACTCCCCGGGCACGTCAGCCAGCTCCTCGGCTATGACGCGTCCGTTGGGGGTGATCCGGTACCGCATGAGCCTGCTCGGCGGAAGGGCCGTGAAGGAAGCCCGGAAGTCGGTCAGATCCCTCTTGAGGGTGGCGAAGTCCTCGAAGAGGACCAGGTCGACGACGGTGTCGGGCCCATCTTCGAAGGCGTTGGAGACATGCACGTGGATCAGGGCGTCGTGCTCGACGATCCGGACCGGACCGCCGTCGCGGGGGACGAGGAGGAAGCGCGTCCCCTTGGCCGGACGGTGCTCCAGCGCGGTCATCACCCCGTGCCCGGCGGCCAGCCTGCGCAGGTCGAACAGGTACGGGTCGAGGACGAAGACGAGGTGCCGCGAGGTCAGCGCGACGTCGTGGTTCCACGGCATGTCGAGCATCCGGACCGAGGCGATGCGGCTCATCCCGCCTCGGCTGTCGGCCTTCCAGCAGTTCAGCGTGGGCAGCGGCGAGAAGTCCTGCCCGAAGTTGAACATCTCGCCGGTCCGCGGATCCCACTTGGGATGGGCGGAGAACGACTTGAGGAGCCCGCGCAGCGCCCCGTCGAAGTCGTGGGTCCCGTGGGTCTGGAGGGTGTCGGGGTCGAGGCGGTGCGGCGGGCCGCCCTCCCACAGCGCGAGCAGCCGCTCGGCGTGCAGCGCGACGCCGGTGTTGGCGACGTTCGCCGGAATCCGCCCCGCGTTCGCCAGGAGCCCGCCGGGACGTGCGGTGCCGACGCCCGGCCTGCGCAGCCGGTCGGAGGTGAGGGAGTCCACGAACTGCCGGGTGCGCACATAGCGATTGCGGAACCGGACGGAGCGCCCGTCGAAGATGAACTGGGACACCATGCCGTCACCGTCGAAGAGGTGGTCCAGCCTGGTCCTGCCGATCTCCCAGCGGCCGGGGCCGATGCGGTAGAGCGTCCCGGTGAGGTCGGGCGGAAGCGTCCCGTCGATCTGGGGTGCCGGGTAGTCGTGCTCGTCTGCCAAGGGCTCGAAGATGCGGCTGAGGGCTGGGGCGATGGCGGCCATGGGGTGGTCCCTCATATCTGGATACGGTGATATCCAGACGCTAAATTCTGGATGCGGGTGTGTCAAGATTCTGGGGTGAGCACCCGACCGTACGGTGGCGTCGCCGCGGCGGACCGGCGGGCCGAACGCCGAGCCGCCCTGCTCGACGCGGCCCTCGACCTGCTGGGGACCGAGGGCCTGCGCGCCACGACCCTGCGCGCCGTCTGCGCGCGCGCGGGCCTCAACCAGCGCTACTTCTACGAGAGCTTCGCCGACCTCGACGCCCTCCTCGCCGCCGTCTACGACGGGATCGCCGCCGAATCCGCGCAGGCCGCCACCCGGGCCATCCTCGCCGCGGGTCCCGACGCGGACCTGCGCGCCGTCGTCCGGGCCGGCGCCGAGGCGGTCCTGGAGCTGGGCGGGGCCGACCCCCGCAAGGCGCGGATCGTGCTCGTCGAGGCCCCCTCCAGCCCCGTCCTGCGGGCCAGGAGCAAGGCGGCGCAGCGCGAGTGGGCCGAACTCGTCGCGCGCTATGCCCGCGACCGCTTCGGCGTCCCGGAGGGCTCCGACGCGCTGATCGGGTTCACCGCGGTCATGCTGGTGTCCGGCTGGACGGGCGCGCTCACCGCCTGGCTCGACGGCGACATCCGCGCCTCGGCCGCCGAGCTCGCCGCGATGTTCGCCGACGCCGCCCACACCGCGGCCGAGGCCGCGGCTCAGGGGACGAGCGTGAGGGGCAGCGAGCGCAAGCCCGCGACCACGGACGAGCCGTTGTAGCGCGCAGGCCCCGTGCGCTCCAGCGCGCGGTAGCGGGTGGTCAGCTCCGTCAGGGCAAGGCGCAGCTCCAGCCTCGCCAAGGCCGCGCCGAGGCAGAAGTGCGGCCCGAAACCGAAAGCCAGGTTCAGCGCCTCGGACGCCCGGGTGACGTCGAAGGCTCCCGCCGTAGGGCCGAACGCCGCTGGATCCCGGTTGGCGGCGCCGTACAGGAGCATGAGCTTGTCGCCGGACGCGATCCTGGCCCCGCCGAGCTCCACGTCCGCCGTCGCGGTGCGCAGGAAGTAGACCACGGGCGACGTCCAGCGCAGGATCTCCTCGACCGCGCCGGGGATCAGCGCGGGATCCTCCCGCAGCAGCGCCCATTGCGCGGGATCGTCGGCCAGCGCCAGGAGGCCGCCCGACAGCGCGTGCCTGGTCGTCTCGTTGCCGGCGACGAACAACTGGATCAGGAACATCACGAGCTCGGCGTCGGTCAGGCTCTCCCCGTCGAGTTCGAGCACGGCGAGCTGCGAGATGACGTCGCCGCCGGGATCCGCGCGCCGCGCGTGCGCCTGCTGCACGAGGTAGAGGCCGCACTCCATGCGCAGGGAGTCGCGTTCCTCCGTTGGCAGCTCCGACGCCCCGGGGACGAACGCCTCCGACCAGGCGTAGAAGCGTTCCCAGTCGTCCTCGGGGATGCCCAGCAGAAGGCAGATCACCTGGAGGGGCAGCGGTACGGCGAACTGGCCGACGAACTCCGTCGGCCCTGCGTCGAGGAGCGACCCCACGCGTGTCCGTATGTCGTCTTCCAGACCCCGCAGCACCGAGCTGCGGAAGGCGGGCGCCACGAGCCTGCGGTAGCGGGTGTGCTCAGGCGGATCGGTGTGCAGCAGGGTGGGCGGGCGCTCGTACGTGACCCCGAGTTCCTCCAGAAGGATGCCGTCGCGGTTGCGGAAGGAGACAGGGTCCGTCACGGCCTTGAGCACGTCGGCGTGCCCGCCGACGAGCCAGAGCGGCAGTTCCGGGTGGCGGACAGGGCCGCGCCCGTACAGCTCGGCGTAGAAGCCGGCGGGATGCCCGTCCGTGTAGTGGCCGTCCGGAAAGCCCTTCATCTGAGCACGGCCTCCGGACGGGGGATTCCGAACGCGTCACAGAGCGCGTAGTACGCCCCGATCAACGTCTCGGAATCGACGACGCCGGCCACCGTCCCGTCTTCGGCGTACTCCACGTAGGCGCCCTCCACCATGAAGAGCACGTCGGTGTCCTCCAGCACGGTGAGGGTGTGCGCCGAACCTGCGGGCTCGTGGATGAACGTGCCGGCCACGTACTCGACGCCCTGCTCCGCGTAGCACCACCGGCCGGAGAAGGTGAACCCGTTCACCGAGCCCGTGTGCTTGTGCGTCGGAAGCCGATAGCCGGCCTTGAACCTATTGCGCACCGCGAACCCCGTAGGGGTGGCCCGCAGAAGCTGGATGCCCACATCACCCGCGTACACCCAGGGCACATCCGCCTCGTGCACATGCCCTACCTGAAGCTCCTCCACACCCTCTCCTCTCATCCAAGCAAACGCTAGGTTGAGAGAAGGACCGACCGCAAGGGCCGCCTCCGGGGGAGGCCGGTCAGACGGGCACCGGAGGGCGTGCGGCGGAACGGGTGAGGGACCCGGACGCGAGCAGATACTGCGCCGAGATGTACGTCAGCATCACCAGCACACCGTGCATGGGGAGCTCCCGGTCGGTGATGCCCAGGGCGATGAGCGCGTCGGAGATCAGGAAGAGCGCCCCGCCGATGCCCGTCCGCAGTCCGTGGCCCGCCGAGGCCACGGCGGTCGAGGTCAGCAGCAGCGAGTACACGGCCACCGGGATCCGCAGGTCGCCCAGTCTGGGCCACAGGACGGCGATGAGGACGGCCCACATGATCGCGTAGCCGCCGGCGATCACCCATTTCCGCGGTCCGGCCGCCGCGAACGATCGTCCGAAGAACGTCACGTAGCAGACGTGCGCCGCCCCGAAGAACCCCATGCCGACGATGAACAGCCCGTCGAACTCCAGCGCGATGTCGCCCCCGGCCGACAGCAGCAGCGCCGCGATCACCAGCCGCGCGCCGCCCCGCCGGTACACCCACCACGCGAGCACCGGCATCAGCGACGCCTTGGTCACGAAGTCCGCCCAGGACGGCGCCCCGACGGCCAGGACCACCAGATGCGCGGCCGCCACCACGAGGAACAGGGCACGGACACGCCCCAGCTCACGCACCGGCCTTCACCGCCGCGCCCGAAACATTCGACAAGTCACGCATGACCGGATGTTAGGGCCCCGTCCCGTTCCGCGACACCCCGCACCCCCGCACGTTGCGACCGGACGAGCCGGGCGGCCCGGTCTTGACCCGATCCATGCCGACGACGGGTTTAGCGGGCCTCGGTTCGAGGAACCCGGGCCCCGTCCGATGGCGCGACCTTCACCGACCCGGACGGTGCTCTTTGTGCATCCGGCGATCAAACCGACCGAGGCCGTCCCCCATCGGCTTGGACCGGAGGGAGATACTTAGCGGCATGCGCAATTTCTCGCCATATCCAGCAATAGATCCGAGCTTTATTCGGATCTGCCAAATTGACACCCGGAAAGACACCGACATACGCTTGCTCATGTAGTCATTCATGATGCGGAGTCGGCTGAATCCCGAGTCATGGCAGATTATTCACTGATCTCTCTGGTCTCGAGAGCACCACTCCGCACACCGAACAAGGGAGAACGTGCGATGGCTGCTCCGAATCCGACCTGCTACCCGCTGCTGAAGCTCAAGACTCCGAACATGACGGGCAACCCCGTCGAGGACGCGCAGCTGCGGCTCAACCACCACAAGGCCAACCCTGCGGTTACCGTCGATGGAATCTTCGGACCCAAGACGGCCGAGGCAGTGAAAAAGTTCCAGGCGCGCCACGGCATCGACCAGGACGGCGAGATCGGGCCGAAGACGTGGACCGAACTCCTGGAAGTGAAAGTGACGGCCTAGGCTTCCCACATCGGCGAAAGGGCGAGTTTCCCCGGCGAAAATGCCGAATCGGCAATCTCCGGCGACTCCGATCCGCCTGCGGAAATGCCTCCACGACCTGAAGCAGACTCGGGAACGCCTTCGCCTCCCGGACGCAGCGCGCAGCCCAAGCCGACCCGGCAAGCCCGGAAACAAACAAAGACCCCGCCCGGGACTCACATCCCGGCGGGGCCTTCGCGATCTGAGCGGATGACGGGAATCGAACCCGCGTGGTCAGCTTGGGAACTCGATTTCGCGTCAGATTAAGTTTCTACAGTCGATCATCGTTTGGCATTAAAGTGCAGGTCAGAGGCATGATCACATGCCAATCACTACCACTCGGCAACACTGCGTATCAGCACGATCCAGTGACAAATGAGTGACAAATGATCTTGACCTGAGGTGATCGAAATAGGCTTCACGAGAGCACGCAAGGGCGAGCACGGACGAGTCGGTTACCAGGCCCTCTACGACGACGCCCGAGGCGTCCGCCAGACCGCCGGAACCTTCGACACCAGGAAGGAAGCCGACAAGGCCTGGCAAGCCGCCGAAGCCAAGATCGCCGAAGGAAAATCCTGGGACCCGCGCCGAGGCAGACAGAAGTTCGGCAAGTACGTCGAGGCGACCTGGCTACCGAACCACCGCATGGAACTCAGCACAAAACAGGACTACCTGTCCGCCCTGCGACGGCACATCCTCCCGTACTTCGGCGAGATGAAGCTCCAGGAGATCACCTCCCAGGACGTCCGAGCCTGGCTCACCGAACTCAAGCGCTCCGGCGTAGGCCTCCGCCGCATCGAGTTCTGCAAGGTCTCGGTCCTCAACGCCATCTTCACCACCGCCGTCACCGACGGCGTGATCCTCCTCCACCCGGCCCACAACGTCCCCACCGACCCGGTCCCCACCCAGCCCCGCCGCATCATCACCGCCGAGCAGTTCGACCGCATCTACGCGGCGCTCCCTGACGAAGACTCCCGCCTCCTGGTCGAGACCGCCATCGAAAGCGGCCTCCGCTGGGGCGAACTCACCGAACTCCGCGTCAAGGACCTGGACTTCGACACGGGCATCCTCACCGTCAGCCGCGTCGTCCTCTACCTCTCCCCCGAAGTCCACCCCGAGGGCAAGCACTTCCTCGTCAAGCCCTACCCCAAGAGCAAGAAGTGGCGAAAGCTCAAGCTCAGCCCCCAGATCATCACCAAGCTCCAAGCCCACACCGAGTCCCGCCACCTCAAGGAAGACGACCTACTCTTCTCCCGCCACATCCCCAAAGAGGAAACAGCCCTGAAGGTCATCGAGCCCGCCAAGGACCTCGGCTGGACCCCTCCCAACGCCCAGGCCCGCAGCTACCGCCACGGCACCACCACCGCCTACGGCCTGGGCAAATGCCGCTGCCCCCACTGCCGAGCAGCCGTCACCGCCTACCGAGCCAAACGCCGAGCCGAAGGCAAAGACACCGCCCGCACCCCCGCCCCATCGACCCCGACCCCCACATCCCCGCCTCCACCTTCAGAAGCAAAACCTGGACCCCCGCCTGCCAAGCCGCCCACCTCACCCACAAACCCAAATTCCACGACCTCCGCCACGCCCACGCCTCCTGGCTCCTAGCCGGCGGCGCCGACCTCCAAGTCGTCAAAGAACGCCTAGGCCACGCCAAGATCTCCACCACCGAGCGCTACCTCCACACCCTCCCCACCGCCGACGCCACCGCCCTAGACGCCCTCAACAAGATCCGCGCACCCAAGTCCCCGACCACCCCCGATTCGGCCGACCCCGACCTGCAAGCCCAACTGGAAGCCGCCAACAAGAAGATCGCGCAACTCCAGGCGGTCATCGCCCAACAAGTCCTGGACCAGCACCTCAACAACACCCCGGACCTCCGTCTCGCGTAACCGACACGGGTGGGGCTGCCCAGTGGGCAACCCCACCACCCTCTGTGCATCCGCGTTTCACTCGACTAGCGTGCGGCCCGAAGAATTGATCGAATTCTTTCTACCCCGCAGCCTCGCACTTTGCTAGATAACTCAATGCCTCTGGCTACCGAGATAGTTACCATGAGCGTCATAGAAATCATTGCCACGCTGATAGCCAGTGTAGTTGCCATGAGCGTCGTAGAAGTTGATCACCCCATCGGTGCCGCGTCCTGCGTTCATTACCCCAGCGGTGTAATCGAGTGACTGCTGTGGATCGTAGGCGGCTGGTCCGGGCCGTCCGCTCGGCTGATTGGGCGTGAAGGTGGCGCCGTGATGCTCACTATAGGAAACTCGACCACCGTGCCAGGCGAATCGGCAGAGGTTGACAACGGCAATAATTAGGCGAAGCACAAGCCATGGAATGCCGAGGAGGCTGTGGAGGCGGCGCCTGATGCATGCAGGTATCCTTCCGAGGAAGCTGAGTGCAATCCACGGATTCTAAGGGAGCGGAGGTTCGCCTGACGGTCCTTTTCCCAGATTGGCCAATCCTCTCCTGGCAACGCGTCGGCGCGAGTACACGACAGTCAGGTACAACACTGCCCTCCGGCCATCTCGGTTACCCAATGCAACCCAGATTGAGCTCCCCAGTGCGACGGACAGCTCGAAGCTTCGCGCAGGCAGACCGGTTTCGGACGATCATGGATGCATGGCGAGCATGAGCGATTTCAAGGCGGGGCAGGTCCACCTGGGCGTGGTGAGTTCACTCGAGCCTTTCGGGGCTTTCGTGGATGTCGGTGGCTTGCGTGGTCTCGTGCGGGTGTCGGAGCTGTCTTGGCGACGGATTGACTCGGTCGCGGAGGTCGTCCGCGAGGGCCAGGAGGTCATGGTGATGGTCCGCCATGTAGATCTCGAGCGCGGCCAGATGTCGTTGTCGTTGAAAGCGTCGCAGGACGATCCGCTGGTCGAGGTGGCCCGTACTCCGTTGGGCAAGGTGCTCACTGGTCCGGTGACGAAGGTCGTCCCGATCGGGGCTTTCGTTGAGTTGGTCGAGGGCATCGAGGGGCTCGTTCCTGCGGCTGACTTCCACGAGGGGCAACTGCCGGTCTGCGGCCAGCAGCTCCGGGTCTGTCTCCGTGAGATCAATCTTCAGCGGCGCCGGGTAAGACTCGCGTTGGCGTGAACGGTTGGATTGCCGTCTGTGGCACCCAACTCACCAACACAACCAAATCAGTTGATCATCGCAGGCCCGGCCTCTCAACATGTGGCACGAGAACTCATCGACAAAGCCAGCCGACATGGGCGGGACGGCGTACTGGGCGGCCAAGCCACGAACTCCGAACGGCAGAACTCTCCCCAGTACCTCACGACCTGGCCACAATGCTCCAGTTCGGAGGGCCTCGTCGCAGTCCCGGGTCCTAACGTCGCGGCATGGACGCCAGCAGAGCAGCCGCAGAACGCGCCGGCCAGGTCGGCGGCCGCCACTACACCGAATGGGTTCCCGTCCTCAACGAGATGCGTACGCAGAAGCGAGACGACGAAAGCCTTGTTCTGCTCGGGAAGATCCTTGCTGCGGTCGAGGAGGCTTCGGCTATCCAGCAGACCCCGGACCTTCCTCCCGGCCACTGGATCGCGCCCGGCTACTACGAACGGGTGGCCACCATCCATCGCAAGCGCAAGGACTACGCGGCAGAGGTCGCCGTCCTCGAGCGGTACCAGAAACTCGTAGACTGGCGGGAGTCGAAACTGTCGGCCCGGCTGGAGAAGGCGCGCGCCCTGCTCGCCAAAGCTGAGAGCGCGAACTAGGTGAGGCGTCCTTAACCCTCAGCCGCAGTGGCAGCCCCGGCGCCGTCTCTATCGCGTGCTCCCGTCGCCATCGCCGGTGTGGCCAGCCTCGTAGTCATCCAAGTGGCTACTGGGCCGGGGCATCAGAGCGTGCACATGATGCCCACACCGTTGCAGGGACGGATCTCGAAGCGCTCACAGTTCCGCGCTCTCCGCGAGCAAGCTTCGTGGATTGAGCTAGGAGTGGGCACTCATTCGAGCGATCATTGCAAGAATGGCCGTTATGCAACGTTTTGAGGTTGAGAGTCTTGCACTTCTCCCTGGGCAGCGCGTCCAGGCGAAGGTTCTCAGCCACGAGCCGTGGGGACTCATGACGTCAATCGAGGGATACGAGCACCTCGGCTCTTCCATCGACCTGTTCCAGCAGGGCGCCCCTCCGCCCAGCCACGAGCAGTGGCCGGAGTTGTATCCCGTCGGATCGGCGATCGACGCCGTGGTCATGAGAATCAGCCGAGAGCACGCGCCGGCCTGGGTCCGGTTGAGTATCCGGCCGGAGGAGCTCCAGGCCTTCCGCGTAATGTGCGACTTCTGCCTGAAGTCCACGATCTTGAGTCCGGGAGGCGACGGTCTCGTCTTGGACATCCGCAGTAACGACGGTGCCGGTGCCACTACGGTCATCGCGCATCGCGAATGCCTAGTCGAGCGTGTAAGCCCGGGAAGCGTTGGCCAACAGGCACGAATCCGCAAGGTCGGTAGGCCTTAAGCCCGGCAGCTTCGGCTTCCCGTCGGGGCGATGCCCGATAGGGGCGGCTAAGGACGATTGAGCCGCCCCGAAGGTTCCGGACAGTGGCCCCACTAGAATGGGGTAGTCCGGAAAGGTAAGTGATTTGGCTCGTTCGAAGAGGAATTACTCTCCTGAATATCGGCAGGAAGCCGCCAGGTTGGTGGTGGATTCTTCCCGTCCGATCGCACAGGTCGCGAAGGAGCTCGGCATCAATGCCGGGACTCTGGCGAATTGGGTGAGTGCGTACCGGCGTGAGAATGCCGGGGAAGAGGCTCCTTTGACGCTCGATGAGCGGGTGCGCCTGAAGGAGCAGGAACGCGAGATCCAGGAACTCAAGATGGAGCTCGAGTTCGTAAAAAAAGCGGCGTTGTACTTCGCTCGGGAGCAGCGGTGACCTCGAAGTACGAGTTCATCGACGCGGAGTACGCCAACCCTTCGGTCGTCATCGGCGATAGATCGCCGGCAATCGTTCAGATGTGCGCATGGCTGGGTGTCTCGCGCTCGGGATTCTACGAATGGAGAAGCCGGCCGGAGTCGGCGACCGCGCGGCGCCGCGATGAGCTGAAGGCGTGGGTGAGGCACTTCTTCGACGTTTCCGATGGGACGTACGGGTATCGGCGGATCCACACCGATCTGGTGGAACAGGGCGTGCCCGCCGGGCCGGAGCTCGTCCGCTCGGTCATGCGGGAGCTGGGGCTGGAGCCCTGCCAGCCCAGGCCATGGCGCGTCGGGCTGACCGAGCAGGACGGCCAGGCCCACCACGTGCCCGACCTCGTGCAGCGCG harbors:
- a CDS encoding 5'-nucleotidase C-terminal domain-containing protein, producing MGGVEISRRQAVGGVGAAAALAAAGWQGAAGAKPKPKPGDESVTITVMGTSDLHGCCLNWDYFKNAEFDNTAHDDIGLAKISSLVKQIRADRGRDRTLLFDSGDTIQGTPLATYYAKVEPITETRVKHPMARAMNAIGYDAVTLGNHEFNYGLPLLDLWIRQMDAPVLGANAVRASRDVPAYEPYVIKKMRVGHGRTVKVGVLGLTNPGVAIWDKTYVEGELRFLDLVETARKWVPVLRAKGADVVIVTAHAGDNGFSSYGGDLPVENASAMVAEQVPGIDAILFGHSHQEVAQRFVLNKETGAEVLLSEPSYWGRRLSVLDFTLVPKKGGWTVTAKSAITVNSNTVAEDPAIVALIKPQHDTTVAYVNQVVATSVAELSTAESCYKDTPILDFIQDVQAGTVKDGLAGTAYEALPVLSICAPFSRTAVFPAGDVSIRDIAGLYIFDNTLLGSVLTGAQVKAYLEYSAKYFTQLPVGAPVDVATLTNANGVPDYLYDQLSGVTYDIDISQPTGSRIVNLAYEGVPVTAAQEFVVAVNNYRQSGGGGFPHITTAPVVYNRQVEIRQALIDRASAVGVIDAADFHVLNWKLVRAGVPVF
- a CDS encoding glutathione peroxidase, coding for MSVHDFQVAAADGTTRDLAGLAGRTVLVVNVASKCGLTPQYEGLEALYREFQGRGLEVLGFPCNQFGGQEPGTDAEIQDFCSVKFDVTFPVLAKIDVNGPDAAPLYAHLRAAAPGDFGPGNGFLFEHVKNTRPEAIGTDEVKWNFTKFLVGADGAVIRRYEPTVLPEEIRADLDALLPA
- a CDS encoding carotenoid oxygenase family protein → MRDHPMAAIAPALSRIFEPLADEHDYPAPQIDGTLPPDLTGTLYRIGPGRWEIGRTRLDHLFDGDGMVSQFIFDGRSVRFRNRYVRTRQFVDSLTSDRLRRPGVGTARPGGLLANAGRIPANVANTGVALHAERLLALWEGGPPHRLDPDTLQTHGTHDFDGALRGLLKSFSAHPKWDPRTGEMFNFGQDFSPLPTLNCWKADSRGGMSRIASVRMLDMPWNHDVALTSRHLVFVLDPYLFDLRRLAAGHGVMTALEHRPAKGTRFLLVPRDGGPVRIVEHDALIHVHVSNAFEDGPDTVVDLVLFEDFATLKRDLTDFRASFTALPPSRLMRYRITPNGRVIAEELADVPGEFPQYDWRLSGHEHRFTYMTGRTASSGPYDSVLKVDGEGGPVQAHSLGADAYVGEPIFVPRSPDSAEDDGWLLAVVYSSAEHRSRLEILDARGLAPVAAVHLDHHLPLGFHGTFTRRVASPDAPVPRPEALPTP
- a CDS encoding TetR/AcrR family transcriptional regulator, translated to MSTRPYGGVAAADRRAERRAALLDAALDLLGTEGLRATTLRAVCARAGLNQRYFYESFADLDALLAAVYDGIAAESAQAATRAILAAGPDADLRAVVRAGAEAVLELGGADPRKARIVLVEAPSSPVLRARSKAAQREWAELVARYARDRFGVPEGSDALIGFTAVMLVSGWTGALTAWLDGDIRASAAELAAMFADAAHTAAEAAAQGTSVRGSERKPATTDEPL
- a CDS encoding cytochrome P450, with product MKGFPDGHYTDGHPAGFYAELYGRGPVRHPELPLWLVGGHADVLKAVTDPVSFRNRDGILLEELGVTYERPPTLLHTDPPEHTRYRRLVAPAFRSSVLRGLEDDIRTRVGSLLDAGPTEFVGQFAVPLPLQVICLLLGIPEDDWERFYAWSEAFVPGASELPTEERDSLRMECGLYLVQQAHARRADPGGDVISQLAVLELDGESLTDAELVMFLIQLFVAGNETTRHALSGGLLALADDPAQWALLREDPALIPGAVEEILRWTSPVVYFLRTATADVELGGARIASGDKLMLLYGAANRDPAAFGPTAGAFDVTRASEALNLAFGFGPHFCLGAALARLELRLALTELTTRYRALERTGPARYNGSSVVAGLRSLPLTLVP
- a CDS encoding 2,4'-dihydroxyacetophenone dioxygenase family protein — protein: MEELQVGHVHEADVPWVYAGDVGIQLLRATPTGFAVRNRFKAGYRLPTHKHTGSVNGFTFSGRWCYAEQGVEYVAGTFIHEPAGSAHTLTVLEDTDVLFMVEGAYVEYAEDGTVAGVVDSETLIGAYYALCDAFGIPRPEAVLR
- a CDS encoding lysoplasmalogenase; the encoded protein is MRELGRVRALFLVVAAAHLVVLAVGAPSWADFVTKASLMPVLAWWVYRRGGARLVIAALLLSAGGDIALEFDGLFIVGMGFFGAAHVCYVTFFGRSFAAAGPRKWVIAGGYAIMWAVLIAVLWPRLGDLRIPVAVYSLLLTSTAVASAGHGLRTGIGGALFLISDALIALGITDRELPMHGVLVMLTYISAQYLLASGSLTRSAARPPVPV
- a CDS encoding peptidoglycan-binding domain-containing protein, whose protein sequence is MAAPNPTCYPLLKLKTPNMTGNPVEDAQLRLNHHKANPAVTVDGIFGPKTAEAVKKFQARHGIDQDGEIGPKTWTELLEVKVTA
- a CDS encoding tyrosine-type recombinase/integrase produces the protein MIEIGFTRARKGEHGRVGYQALYDDARGVRQTAGTFDTRKEADKAWQAAEAKIAEGKSWDPRRGRQKFGKYVEATWLPNHRMELSTKQDYLSALRRHILPYFGEMKLQEITSQDVRAWLTELKRSGVGLRRIEFCKVSVLNAIFTTAVTDGVILLHPAHNVPTDPVPTQPRRIITAEQFDRIYAALPDEDSRLLVETAIESGLRWGELTELRVKDLDFDTGILTVSRVVLYLSPEVHPEGKHFLVKPYPKSKKWRKLKLSPQIITKLQAHTESRHLKEDDLLFSRHIPKEETALKVIEPAKDLGWTPPNAQARSYRHGTTTAYGLGKCRCPHCRAAVTAYRAKRRAEGKDTARTPAPSTPTPTSPPPPSEAKPGPPPAKPPTSPTNPNSTTSATPTPPGS
- a CDS encoding tyrosine-type recombinase/integrase, whose protein sequence is MPASTFRSKTWTPACQAAHLTHKPKFHDLRHAHASWLLAGGADLQVVKERLGHAKISTTERYLHTLPTADATALDALNKIRAPKSPTTPDSADPDLQAQLEAANKKIAQLQAVIAQQVLDQHLNNTPDLRLA